GCCCAGCGGGTCGGTGTCTGGGTCCCGCTCGACGAGGTCCCCGATGTCTGGGAAGCGGTGACCAAGGTGTTCCGCGACTACGGTTACCGGCGGCTACGCGCCAAGGCCCGGCTGAAATTCCTGATCAAGGACTGGGGTATCGCGAAATTCAGGGAAGTTCTCGAAACCGAGTACCTCAAGCGTCCGCTCCTCGATGGCCCGGCCCCCGAACCGGTCAAGCATCCGATCGATCACGTCGGCGTGCAGCGGCTGAAGAACGGGCTCAACGCGGTCGGGGTTGCCCCGATTGCCGGACGGGTATCGGGCACCATCCTCTCGGCGGTCGCCGACCTCATGGAGCGGGCCGGCTCGGATCGGGCCCGGTTCACCCCCTACCAGAAGCTGGTCATCCTCGATGTTCCCGACGACAAGCTCGACGAAATGATCGCCGGCCTTCAGGCGCTGGGGCTGCAAACGCGTCCGTCGCATTGGCGCCGGAACCTGATGGCGTGCAGCGGAATTGAGTTCTGCAAGTTGTCATTTGCCGAAACCCGGGTCCGGGCACAGTCTTTGGTTCCTGAGCTGGAACGCCGGATGGAGGACATCAACTCGCAGCTTGACGTACCGATCACGGTCAACATCAACGGCTGCCCGAATTCCTGCGCGCGAATTCAGATCGCCGACATCGGGTTCAAGGGCCAGATGGTCGACGATGGAGATGGGGGCTCGGTCGAGGGGTTCCAGGTGCATCTGGGCGGCAGCCTCGGCCTGGACGCCGGCTTCGGCCGAAAACTGCGCCAGCACAAGGTCACCAGCGACGAACTCGGCGACTACATCGACCGGGTGACACGCAACTTCGTCAAACACCGCAGCGAAGGCGAACGCTTTGCGCAGTGGGTCATTCGGGCCGACGAGGACGATCTGCGATGAGCGGCAAGGCAACCAAGCCGACCGAACCTCAGCTGCGCGAGCTGGCGACGCGCGGCGCGGCCGAACTCGACGGCGCCACCGCCACCGACCTGTTGCGCTGGACCGAAGAAACCTTCGGCGGCGGCAGCGATGTCAGCGGCGGCCGCGAGTGGGCGACGTGCAACTACGTGGTTGCCTCCAACATGGCTGACGCCGTGCTGGTGGATCTGGCCGCCAAGGTACGGCCTGGCGTACCGGTCATCTTTCTGGATACCGGCTACCACTTCGTCGAGACAATCGGCACCAGAGATGCGATCGAGTCCGTCTACGACATCCGGGTGCTCAATGTCGCCCCGGAACACACGGTCGCCGAACAGGATGAACTGCTGGGCAAGGACCTATTCGCCCGTGACCCCGGTGAGTGCTGCCGGCTGCGCAAGGTCGTCCCCCTGGGCAAGACGCTACGCGGCTACTCCGCTTGGGTAACCGGGCTCCGCCGGGCCGAGGCACCGACCCGGTCCAACGCCCCACTGATCAGCTTCGACGAGGCGTTCAAGTTGGTGAAGATCAACCCACTGGCGACGTGGACCGATCAGGATGTGCAGGACTACATCACCGACAACGACGTGCTGGTCAATCCGCTAGTCCAGGAGGGCTATCCGTCGATCGGCTGCGCCCCGTGCACGGCCAAACCCGCCGCGGGCGCCGACCCGCGCAGCGGACGCTGGCAGGGCCTGGCCAAGACCGAATGCGGGTTGCACGCCTCATGACGACACTCGTGCTGACCGCTCACGGAAGTACGAATCCCCGGTCGGCGGCCAACGCACGGGCCGTCGCGGGCCGGCTGGCGCGCATGCGGCCGGGCCTCGACGTACGGGTTGCGTTCTGCGAGAAGAACTCTCCTGGCCTGGTCGACGTACTTGCCGGCTTGTCCGGCCCGGGTGTGGTGACCCCGCTACTACTGGCCAACGCTTATCACGCCCGCCTGGACATCCCCCGCCAGATCGCCAGCTGCGGTCTCGCCGAGCGCGGAATCGACCTGCGGCAAGCCGACGTGCTCGGCGAGGACGATCGACTGGTATCGGTGCTGCGGCAGCGGGTGACGGAGCTGGGGGTTTCCCGGCTCGACGACACGCTCGGTGTACTCGTGGTGGCGATCGGCTCATCGAACCCCGTTGCCAATGCGTGCACCGCCGAAGTAGCGCCAAAGCTGATCGTGGGAACCCGGTGGGCGGCTGCGACGACCGCGTTCGCCACCCGTCCGGAACCTTCATTGGCCGAAGCCGTCAAACTGTTGCGACGAGAGGGCGCCCACCGGGTGGTCATCGCGCCATGGTTTCTGGCGCCCGGGCGACTGCCGGATCGGGTGCAGCGGTTCGCGTGCGGCGCCGGCATCACCATGGCGGCGCCGCTGGGCTCGCACCCGCTGGTGGCCGAGACGGTGCTGGATCGCTTCGATCAGGCCCGGAAAGCTCGAGCGGCGCGCCTAGCGGCCTGACGGCGGCAAATAGGCGGATGCGGCACCGACATCCAGGTGCATCAGGTTGCCGGCGCCAAGTTGGCAAGAAAGCAACTATTCTCGCCAAACCCTGGGATGTCGGGTCCCGGACGCCGATAAAGTGAGCCGCTGCCGATTGGTCGACGGTGACCGGAAGCGATGCTGGCGAGTCGCCATGACTCTCCCTCGTGGCGTTTTGGAGGTGTCGGATGTCCCTCATAATCATTGCGCCGGAGGCTGGTGGCCACGGATTTGGCGGCTGGGGCCGGCGGGATCGTGATCGGCAGCGGCGGGGCCGGCGGGTCCGGCGCGGCGGACATGGGCGGCGCCGGCGGGGCCGCGGGGCTATTCGGCAACGGCGGGCAGCAGTTGGGCCTGAATGGCCTGAATGGGTTGAACGGGTTGCCCTAGTTGGTCCTTGCGCCGTGGCTCCTGGCGCGGGGGGTATTGTCCGACCGGGTACGCGGATACGCACGGGAGGCTGGCATCGCGATGGCACGGCCATTGGGTGCCCACCCTATGGTGGCCGCGACAATATTGGATCGCTACCAACGAACCGTGGCCGACCGGGTCGCGGCCTGAATCTCCTCGAACGGATTTCATCTAGTGAATGTTTGGTCCCGAGTTGGCGCCCTGCTGGCTGCGGTGATGTTGTCGCTGACCGGATGTGGCGGTTCCCAGGTGGGTGCGCCAAGCACGGAAGGTCCGTGCGAGCTGGTACCCAACGGCACCCCGGCGCCCAAGACGTCGGGGGCGCCCGTGGCTACGGTGCCATCGTCGAGGAACCCCGCGACCAACCCCGAGATCGCCACGGGCTACCGCACGGATATGACGGTGGTGCGGACCGCTCACTATGCGGCGGCCACCGCCAATCCGCTCGCGACTCAGGTGGCCTGCCGAGTATTGCGCGACGGTGGCACCGCCGCCGATGCCGTAGTGGCCGCCCAGGCGGTGCTGGGGTTGGTCGAACCCCAATCCTCGGGGGTCGGCGGCGGTGGATTTTTGGTGTACTTCGACGCCAGTGCGGGCTCGGTGCAGGCCTACGACGGCCGCGAGGTCGCTCCCGCGGCCGCGACCGAGAATTACCTACGCTGGGTAAGCGATGTCGACCGCAGCGCGCCCAGACCCAACGCCCGAGCCTCGGGACGGTCGATTGGAGTCCCGGGCGTCCTGCGGATGCTCGAGATGGTGCACAACGATCATGGGCGCACACCCTGGCGCGACCTCTTCGGCCCCGCGGTGGCGTTGGCCGACAACGGTTTCGACATCAGCGCCAGGATGGCCGCTGCCATCTCCGACGCCGCGCCGCCACTGCACGCCGACCCGCAGGCTCGCGAGTATTTCCTCAATCCCGACGGCAGCCCCAAGCCCGCGGGAACCCGGTTGACGAACCCCGGGTACGCGAAAACCCTGTCCACCGTCGCCTCTGCCGGTGCCGATGCGTTCTATACCGGCGACATTGCCCACGACATCGTCGCGGCGGCCAACGATACGTCGAACGGCCGCACGCCCAGCCTGATGACACTGGAGGACCTGACGGGTTACCTGGCCAAGAGACGCCAGCCGTTGTGCACGTCCTATCGCGGCCGGGAGATCTGCGGCATGCCCACTCCCTCGTCGGGCGGCGTCGCCGTGGCGGCGACCTTAGGCATCCTCGAGCACTTCGCGCTGGGCAACTACGCGCCCAGCGACGTCGACCTCAACGGCGGGCGCCCGACCGTGATGGGTGTTCACCTGATCGCTGAGGCCGAGCGGCTGGCCTATGCCGATCGCGACAAATACGTCGGTGACACCGATTTTGTCGCGATGCCCGGCGGCTCGCTCAACACTCTGGTTGACCCGGGTTATTTGGCCGGACGGGCCGCGTTGATCTCGCCGCAGCACAGCATGGGCAGCGCCGAGCCGGGGGACTTCGGTGCGCCGACTGGGACCGCGCCGCCCGTGCCCGAGCATGGCACCAGCCACCTCAGCGTGGTTGATTCATACGGCAATGCGGCCGCGTTGACAACGACGGTGGAATCGGCGTTCGGCTCCTTCCACATGGTCGACGGGTTCATCCTCAACAACCAACTGAGCGATTTCAACGCTGAGCCACGCACGGCCGACGGATCGCCGGTGGCGAACCGCGTCGAACCTGGCAAACGACCGCGCAGCTCGATGGCACCGACGTTGGTGTTTGATCGCTCGCCGGCGGGGCGGGGCGACCTGTACGCGGTGCTCGGTTCTCCAGGCGGCTCCATGATCCCCCAGTTCGTCGTGAAAGCACTTGTGGCGATGCTGGATTGGGGCTTGAACCCGCAGCAGGCGGCTTCCCTGGTGGATTTCGGCGCCGCGAACTCCCCGCAAACCAACCTCGGCGGCGAGGATCCCGAGATCAACACCACCGATGATGGGGATCACGACCCCCTGGTGCAAGGCCTGCGCGCGCTGGGGCATCGGGTCAACCTGGCCGCGCAGTCCAGCGGGCTATCGGCGATCAGCCGCAGCGAATCGGGGTGGTGCGGCGGCGCCGACCCCCGCCGTGAAGGCATGGTCATGGGTGACACCGCATAGGCCGCCGGCCCGCAGCGGCCGCAGGCTACTTCGCCGAGCCGGCAATCTCGCCGCCCCTTTCTCGGGTTTGCGCTGCGGATGTGACGCCAACGGATAGGGTCTATCCCCATGTCTGGTGCAACGGTGGGTGCGCGCGAAATCACCATCCGCGGAGTCGTCCTGGGTGGATTGATTACGCTGGTGTTCACCGCAGCAAACGTCTATCTGGGGTTGCGGGTCGGGTTGACGTTTGCCACTTCCATTCCGGCCGCGGTGATCTCGATGGGCGTACTGCGGTTTTTCGCAAACCACTCGGTGGTGGAGAACAACATTGTGCAGACGATCGCGTCGTCGGCCGGCACGCTGTCGTCGATCATTTTCGTTCTACCAGCACTAATCATGATCGGCTGGTGGAGTGGCTTCCCATACTGGACAACGGTGGCGGTGTGTGCGCTCGGCGGGATTCTTGGCGTCATGTACTCAATTCCGTTGCGCCGCGCACTGGTCACCGGCTCGGACCTACCGTACCCGGAAGGTGTTGCGGGAGCTGAGGTTCTGAAGATCGGTGACTCCGCGCGGGGGATGGAAGAGAACCGCAAAGGAATCGGGGTAATTGCCCTGGGCGCGGTGGCGGCGGCGGGCTATGCCCTGCTGGCTTCGCTGCGGGTGATCAGCAACTCGCTCTCGGCGACCTTTCGAATCGGTTCCGGCGCGACCATGGTCGGTGCCAGCTTGTCGCTGGCGTTGATCGGCGTGGGCCATCTGGTCGGCGTCACGGTCGGTATCGCAATGATTGTCGGACTGCTAATCGCCTTCGGGGTAATGCTGCCGATGCGGACCGCCGGCCATCTGCCACTAGATGGGGGCTACGCCGCCGCCGTTGCCAAGACCTTCTCGACGGACGTGCGCTTCATCGGGGCGGGCGCGATCGCGGTGGCCGCGGTTTGGACATTCTTGAAGATCCTCGGACCGATCCTGCGTGGGATCGCCGACGCGGCGGCCTCCGCGCGCACCCGTCGCCAGGGGCAAGCGGTTGGCCTGACCGACCGCGACATCCCCATCCACGTCGTGGCCACGGTGGTTCTACTTTCGCTGATCCCGATCGGATTGCTACTCGCGGGCTTCACCGACGGGACACCGATAGCTGCTCACCGCGGCGGCGTCGTCGCCGCCGGTGTACTGCTCGTCTTGGTGATCGGACTGGTGGTCGCGGCGGTATGTGGCTACATGGCGGGGCTGATCGGTTCATCGAACAGCCCGATCTCGGGGGTGGGCATCCTGGTGGTGGTTCTGGCCGGGCTGTTGATCAAGACGACATACGGGCCGGCCAGCGGTTCGCAGCTGCCGGCGCTGGTGGCCTACACCGTTTTTACCGCGGCGTTGATCTTCGGTGTGGCGACCATTTCCAACGACAATCTGCAGGACCTCAAGACCGGCCAGCTCGTCGGCGCCACCCCGTGGAAGCAGCAGGTAGCGCTCGTCATCGGCGTGCTCGTCGGGTCGGCGGTAATGGCACCGATACTGCAGCTGATGCAGACCGCATTCGGGTTCCAGGGGGCGCCTGGTGCGACCGGCAACGCACTGGCCGCACCGCAGGCCGCGCTAATTTCCGCGCTGGCCAAGGGGGTATTCGGCGGCTCGCTGAACTGGTCGCTGGTGGGTCTTGGGGCGCTGATCGGCATGGTCGTGGTCGTCGTCGACGAGGTGCTGGCCAACAGGACCGGCAAGCTTCGGCTGCCGCCGCTGGCGGTGGGTATGGGCATGTACCTGCCGGTCGCACTGACGCTGATGATCCCGATCGGCGCATTCCTCGGGCGGATCTATGATTCCTGGGCTAGGTCTACTGGCGATGATGACGAGCGCAAAAAGCGGTTGGGCGTCATGCTCGCGACCGGCCTGATCGTGGGCGAAAGCCTGTACGGAGTGATCTTTGCCGGAATCGTCGCGGCCACCGGCCGGGAGGAGCCGTTGGCCGTGGTCGGGGACGGATTCAAGTTTGTGTCCGAGCCGCTCGGAGCCGTCGTCTTCGCCGGCCTCGTCGGATGGCTGTACAAGCGCACCCGGGTCACCGCGTCACGCCGGCCAGCAGCTCGGGCCGGCAGCCCCAGCCCGCTGCCCGAGCGGGCTGCATAGCTGCTGACCCGCAAACTCCGGGCGTAGGTAGCCGCGTTAGTAAAAAGCCGGCCATTTTCACAGCAAATTCACGGCATACGTCCACCTTGACTCGCAGCTCTGCGGGGCAGCCTGAGCTGAACAGCCGAGTTGGCTGGCCGAGAAGGGGGAAGGGGTTGATCATGACAGCTAGTGCGGCAGAGGTGACAGGTGTAAGCCCCAAGCCAGGCTCGGCTTGGGCCGAAGCTCAGCGGCGCGCACGCCAGCGTCGCGAGGACATGCTGCG
The nucleotide sequence above comes from Mycobacterium decipiens. Encoded proteins:
- a CDS encoding nitrite/sulfite reductase is translated as MTTARPAKARSEGQWALGNREPLNANEELKKAGNPLDVRERIENNYAKHGFDSIDKTDLRGRFRWWGLYTQREQGYDGSWTGDENIDKLEAKYFMLRVRCDGGALSAAALRTLGQISTEFARDTADISDRQNVQYHWIEVENVPEIWRRLDEVGLQTTEACGDCPRVVLGSPLAGESLDEVLDPTWAIDEIVRRYIGKPDFADLPRKYKTAISGLQDVVHEVNDVAFIGVNHPEHGPGLDLWVGGGLSTNPMLAQRVGVWVPLDEVPDVWEAVTKVFRDYGYRRLRAKARLKFLIKDWGIAKFREVLETEYLKRPLLDGPAPEPVKHPIDHVGVQRLKNGLNAVGVAPIAGRVSGTILSAVADLMERAGSDRARFTPYQKLVILDVPDDKLDEMIAGLQALGLQTRPSHWRRNLMACSGIEFCKLSFAETRVRAQSLVPELERRMEDINSQLDVPITVNINGCPNSCARIQIADIGFKGQMVDDGDGGSVEGFQVHLGGSLGLDAGFGRKLRQHKVTSDELGDYIDRVTRNFVKHRSEGERFAQWVIRADEDDLR
- a CDS encoding phosphoadenylyl-sulfate reductase, with protein sequence MSGKATKPTEPQLRELATRGAAELDGATATDLLRWTEETFGGGSDVSGGREWATCNYVVASNMADAVLVDLAAKVRPGVPVIFLDTGYHFVETIGTRDAIESVYDIRVLNVAPEHTVAEQDELLGKDLFARDPGECCRLRKVVPLGKTLRGYSAWVTGLRRAEAPTRSNAPLISFDEAFKLVKINPLATWTDQDVQDYITDNDVLVNPLVQEGYPSIGCAPCTAKPAAGADPRSGRWQGLAKTECGLHAS
- a CDS encoding sirohydrochlorin chelatase; translated protein: MTTLVLTAHGSTNPRSAANARAVAGRLARMRPGLDVRVAFCEKNSPGLVDVLAGLSGPGVVTPLLLANAYHARLDIPRQIASCGLAERGIDLRQADVLGEDDRLVSVLRQRVTELGVSRLDDTLGVLVVAIGSSNPVANACTAEVAPKLIVGTRWAAATTAFATRPEPSLAEAVKLLRREGAHRVVIAPWFLAPGRLPDRVQRFACGAGITMAAPLGSHPLVAETVLDRFDQARKARAARLAA
- a CDS encoding gamma-glutamyltransferase family protein, with the translated sequence MNVWSRVGALLAAVMLSLTGCGGSQVGAPSTEGPCELVPNGTPAPKTSGAPVATVPSSRNPATNPEIATGYRTDMTVVRTAHYAAATANPLATQVACRVLRDGGTAADAVVAAQAVLGLVEPQSSGVGGGGFLVYFDASAGSVQAYDGREVAPAAATENYLRWVSDVDRSAPRPNARASGRSIGVPGVLRMLEMVHNDHGRTPWRDLFGPAVALADNGFDISARMAAAISDAAPPLHADPQAREYFLNPDGSPKPAGTRLTNPGYAKTLSTVASAGADAFYTGDIAHDIVAAANDTSNGRTPSLMTLEDLTGYLAKRRQPLCTSYRGREICGMPTPSSGGVAVAATLGILEHFALGNYAPSDVDLNGGRPTVMGVHLIAEAERLAYADRDKYVGDTDFVAMPGGSLNTLVDPGYLAGRAALISPQHSMGSAEPGDFGAPTGTAPPVPEHGTSHLSVVDSYGNAAALTTTVESAFGSFHMVDGFILNNQLSDFNAEPRTADGSPVANRVEPGKRPRSSMAPTLVFDRSPAGRGDLYAVLGSPGGSMIPQFVVKALVAMLDWGLNPQQAASLVDFGAANSPQTNLGGEDPEINTTDDGDHDPLVQGLRALGHRVNLAAQSSGLSAISRSESGWCGGADPRREGMVMGDTA
- a CDS encoding OPT family oligopeptide transporter; protein product: MSGATVGAREITIRGVVLGGLITLVFTAANVYLGLRVGLTFATSIPAAVISMGVLRFFANHSVVENNIVQTIASSAGTLSSIIFVLPALIMIGWWSGFPYWTTVAVCALGGILGVMYSIPLRRALVTGSDLPYPEGVAGAEVLKIGDSARGMEENRKGIGVIALGAVAAAGYALLASLRVISNSLSATFRIGSGATMVGASLSLALIGVGHLVGVTVGIAMIVGLLIAFGVMLPMRTAGHLPLDGGYAAAVAKTFSTDVRFIGAGAIAVAAVWTFLKILGPILRGIADAAASARTRRQGQAVGLTDRDIPIHVVATVVLLSLIPIGLLLAGFTDGTPIAAHRGGVVAAGVLLVLVIGLVVAAVCGYMAGLIGSSNSPISGVGILVVVLAGLLIKTTYGPASGSQLPALVAYTVFTAALIFGVATISNDNLQDLKTGQLVGATPWKQQVALVIGVLVGSAVMAPILQLMQTAFGFQGAPGATGNALAAPQAALISALAKGVFGGSLNWSLVGLGALIGMVVVVVDEVLANRTGKLRLPPLAVGMGMYLPVALTLMIPIGAFLGRIYDSWARSTGDDDERKKRLGVMLATGLIVGESLYGVIFAGIVAATGREEPLAVVGDGFKFVSEPLGAVVFAGLVGWLYKRTRVTASRRPAARAGSPSPLPERAA